A window of Halalkalibacillus sediminis contains these coding sequences:
- a CDS encoding rhodanese-like domain-containing protein produces MSQPINEVTSDELLKDLEDQQRYKVIDVREDEEVAQGMIPGAKHIALQTVPERLGELSKDKEYVIVCRSGRRSHNACLFLDEQGYKVNNLKGGMLDWNGEVVF; encoded by the coding sequence ATGAGTCAGCCAATAAATGAAGTTACTTCAGATGAATTATTGAAAGATCTTGAGGATCAACAACGTTATAAAGTAATTGATGTAAGAGAAGATGAAGAAGTAGCTCAAGGTATGATTCCGGGTGCAAAACATATTGCATTACAAACAGTGCCAGAACGATTGGGTGAACTATCAAAAGATAAAGAGTATGTAATCGTATGTCGTTCTGGTCGAAGAAGTCATAATGCTTGCTTGTTTTTAGATGAGCAAGGATATAAAGTTAACAACCTTAAAGGTGGCATGCTAGACTGGAACGGAGAAGTCGTATTTTAA
- the leuS gene encoding leucine--tRNA ligase, translating into MAFDHQQIESKWQNYWQENKTFKTNTLSEKEKFYALDMFPYPSGAGLHVGHPEGYTATDIVSRMKRMQGYEVLHPMGWDAFGLPAEQYAIDTGNDPADFTEENIQTFKRQIQSLGFSYDWDREVNTTDPDYYKWTQWIFIQLYKKGLAYIDEVPVNWCPALGTVLANEEVIDGKSERGGHPVVRKPMRQWMLKITAYADRLLEDLEELDWPESLKDMQRNWIGKSEGAEVSFEIEGAAESFKAFTTRPDTLFGATYAVFSPEHPLVEKITTKDQLSAVEAYKKDVQTKSELERTDLAKDKSGVFTGAYAINPINGEKMPIWIADYVLMSYGTGAIMAVPAHDERDYEFAKKFELPIVEVVAGGNVEEEAYTGDGEHVNSGFLNGLGKEEAITKAIDWLEEEGVGKRETTYRLRDWLFSRQRYWGEPIPVIHWEDGTMSPVDEDDLPLVLPKTTEIKPSGTGESPLANITEWVNVEDSATGKKGRLETNTMPQWAGSCWYYLRYIDPDNSEMLADPEKLKKWLPVDIYIGGAEHAVLHLLYARFWHKVLYDIGVVPTKEPFQKLFNQGMILGEGNEKMSKSKGNVVNPDDIVETHGADTLRLYEMFMGPLEASVAWSTNGLDGARRFLDRVWRLYMEDSGELSGRIVDDSNADLEKVYHETVKKVTENYEALRFNTAISQMMVFVNECYKTDKLPRQFAEGFVQLLSPIAPHVAEELWSKLGHEGTISYQAWPTFDESKLEEDQVEIVIQVMGKVRSKALVNKDADQKELEEIALSDETIQEWIEGKTVRKVIAVPGKLVNIVAN; encoded by the coding sequence ATGGCTTTCGATCATCAGCAAATTGAATCAAAATGGCAAAATTACTGGCAAGAGAATAAAACATTCAAGACAAATACATTATCTGAAAAAGAGAAATTCTATGCGTTGGATATGTTCCCTTACCCTTCTGGAGCGGGTTTACATGTCGGGCATCCTGAAGGCTATACGGCAACAGATATCGTTTCCCGTATGAAGCGGATGCAAGGATATGAAGTATTGCACCCTATGGGATGGGATGCTTTCGGACTTCCTGCAGAACAGTATGCAATTGATACCGGCAACGATCCGGCCGATTTCACTGAGGAAAATATCCAAACGTTTAAACGGCAAATTCAGTCTCTGGGCTTTTCCTATGACTGGGACCGGGAAGTAAACACAACTGACCCTGATTATTACAAGTGGACCCAGTGGATCTTCATTCAATTGTATAAAAAAGGTCTAGCATATATCGATGAAGTACCTGTTAACTGGTGCCCAGCACTTGGGACAGTTCTTGCAAATGAAGAAGTCATCGACGGAAAGAGTGAACGTGGAGGACATCCGGTTGTTCGTAAACCGATGCGTCAATGGATGCTAAAAATAACCGCTTATGCGGATCGTTTGCTTGAAGATCTTGAGGAGCTTGATTGGCCAGAAAGTTTGAAAGATATGCAGCGTAACTGGATAGGAAAATCCGAGGGTGCTGAGGTAAGCTTTGAGATTGAAGGTGCAGCGGAGTCGTTCAAGGCTTTCACTACACGCCCGGATACCTTATTCGGTGCGACGTATGCTGTTTTTTCTCCAGAGCATCCGTTAGTTGAAAAAATTACAACTAAAGATCAATTGTCCGCGGTAGAAGCGTATAAGAAAGATGTTCAAACGAAAAGTGAACTTGAACGAACTGACCTTGCGAAAGATAAATCAGGTGTGTTTACTGGTGCATATGCAATCAATCCGATTAATGGAGAAAAAATGCCGATCTGGATTGCAGATTATGTGTTGATGTCTTATGGTACTGGTGCCATCATGGCTGTTCCTGCTCACGACGAAAGAGACTATGAATTCGCGAAAAAGTTCGAACTACCAATTGTTGAAGTCGTAGCTGGTGGAAATGTGGAAGAAGAAGCCTATACAGGGGACGGAGAACACGTGAATTCTGGATTCTTGAATGGCTTAGGTAAAGAAGAGGCTATTACAAAAGCAATCGATTGGTTGGAAGAAGAGGGTGTCGGAAAGCGTGAAACGACTTATCGTCTAAGAGACTGGTTGTTTAGTCGACAACGTTATTGGGGTGAACCAATTCCGGTAATCCACTGGGAAGATGGAACAATGTCGCCAGTTGATGAGGACGATTTGCCTCTTGTATTGCCTAAGACAACTGAAATAAAACCATCCGGAACTGGAGAATCTCCTCTAGCTAATATTACAGAATGGGTTAACGTTGAGGATTCTGCAACAGGTAAAAAAGGACGTTTAGAAACAAATACAATGCCACAATGGGCAGGTAGCTGTTGGTATTATCTTCGTTACATCGATCCAGATAACAGCGAGATGCTAGCTGATCCTGAAAAGCTGAAGAAATGGCTACCAGTTGATATCTATATAGGTGGAGCAGAACATGCTGTGCTTCACTTACTATATGCTCGTTTCTGGCACAAGGTTTTATATGATATTGGAGTAGTTCCAACGAAAGAACCTTTCCAGAAATTGTTTAACCAAGGAATGATTCTAGGTGAAGGTAACGAAAAGATGAGTAAATCTAAAGGTAATGTTGTCAATCCTGATGATATTGTAGAAACTCATGGAGCTGATACTTTAAGATTGTATGAAATGTTCATGGGACCTCTTGAAGCTTCAGTAGCTTGGAGTACAAATGGCTTGGATGGCGCTCGCCGTTTCCTTGACCGCGTGTGGAGACTATACATGGAGGATTCAGGGGAACTTTCAGGGAGAATCGTTGACGATTCTAATGCTGATCTGGAAAAGGTCTATCATGAAACAGTCAAAAAAGTTACTGAGAATTACGAAGCACTCCGATTCAATACAGCAATTTCTCAAATGATGGTATTCGTCAATGAATGTTATAAAACTGACAAACTTCCTAGACAGTTTGCAGAAGGATTCGTACAATTACTTTCACCAATAGCACCGCACGTTGCAGAAGAACTGTGGTCGAAACTTGGGCATGAAGGTACGATTTCTTATCAGGCTTGGCCGACTTTTGATGAATCAAAGCTTGAAGAGGATCAGGTAGAAATCGTTATTCAAGTAATGGGTAAAGTTCGCTCAAAAGCGTTGGTCAATAAAGACGCTGATCAAAAAGAATTAGAAGAAATAGCACTTTCTGATGAAACTATCCAAGAATGGATTGAAGGCAAAACCGTAAGAAAAGTAATTGCTGTCCCAGGCAAATTAGTAAATATTGTAGCGAATTAA